ACGACCTGGAGCTGGAACAGACGAAGAATCAGAACAGCCATGAAAATGCCCGAGATAAAAAGCAGCGCCCACGGCTTTCTTCCTACTGGCCTATCTTCGGTATCCCATGAGTTGTTTGAAAACAAAGAGCAATCCTCCTTCTTCAATCCACTCCCAGACGGTCATCAACACCACTGACAGCACCGAGGTAAAGAGCGCTCCCGCAATACTCCACCTGAGAAACAGACTTAACATCATCGAAAGATCAAGGTGCGAGTAAAAGGTGAGATAGAGTAAATCATGTGCAAGACAGGCAAGCAATGTCATAAACAGGCGGACCGCTCCCCTCTCGACCGTAATCCGCTCCCTGATAAATCCCAGTGCGAAACCGACCAGGGACATGACCAGAGAGTTATACCCCAGGTATTCGGGAGAATAAACATCCTGCAGAAATCCGATTAAAAAACCATAGAGGG
This portion of the bacterium genome encodes:
- the mreD gene encoding rod shape-determining protein MreD, whose amino-acid sequence is MNVIKNILIIALALLVQSTVIGRFTIFGVRPDLAMLVLLYLASTSESFEITLYGFLIGFLQDVYSPEYLGYNSLVMSLVGFALGFIRERITVERGAVRLFMTLLACLAHDLLYLTFYSHLDLSMMLSLFLRWSIAGALFTSVLSVVLMTVWEWIEEGGLLFVFKQLMGYRR